Part of the Mya arenaria isolate MELC-2E11 chromosome 8, ASM2691426v1 genome, GTCCACAGTTTTCCGCAGTGTTGTGATCGTCTCATCCTCTGTCTGGCACCGTGTGTCACTCAGGCTCCTGGATTATACAGCACACAAACCACTGAATTCataacaaataatcaaaattgtataatttacTGGAGCTTCTCCAGCTACTGCTTCTGAAGACATTTCACTGACTGATGCCATCAAGTTGGCAACAACCGCCTTGATGTGGAAGTTCAGTAGCTCTAAGCAacttttattgcaataaaagaAGACTTGTTGTTATTCTATCTGTCAGAACTCTATCCAAGCGCTGTTTATTCAAGGGGTCCTGGGTTCTATTCAAGATCAGTGCAAACAAACCTTTCCTTATTCTGCTCACACACATGTTTAAAGACAAACCCTCAacattgaaatgtatatttattttaattcaagaGTAAAAAATACATGACTGGTTATTTTATGACTGACTGGTTGCATTatgacttttaaatgtttataattaaccTTTTGTCTGAAAGTGAAGGGTcgtcaaatgaaatataactttgttctgaaaaatgtttatttgaactCTTAATAATCTAGGGGTAATGCTCTAATCTAGTAATCAAGAGGTCTTGGGatgaaaatcaattaattttggtaatatttttataagctATAAAATGAATATCACTTAAATGCTTACAAATTcttgtcaacattttaaaaaatatggttttaacatttaactatgTTATATCTAACCCACTTAATAATGTCCTTGTATCTAACTCACTTGATGATGTCATCTTTTTTCTGTATCTGTTTGTTAAGGACAGCAATATTATTCTCATGTTGCCGGCTGTCTTCTTCTGACATCTGCAGGAAGTCGTCACGAGCCCGCAACTCCCCCTGCAGCTCAGCATTCAAGTCTTCAAGCTtctgttgataaaaaaaagaaattcaaatgtTGATTTGAGGAATAAATTTGTTCTGAGAATTTAAAGCCTGACTATATGTAATTCACTGTACAAATAGCTACATGCCTCCTTTAGGTATGAAACCTGCGACCTCTCACTCTGTAGGTAGACATACTACTGTGttgctataaaagctagctcaaCAGCATTGTAGTTTAATACATATGAAATACCCAGTTATGTACAAAAATTTATATTCAAAGGTTTTTTAgcttacaaaacaaacatttcttgctGAATTTCAATGGGTATAGTATAATTTAATACTGATTTCCTGCTTACAAAGaatttctaaaattatattaagcttattttgatattacaaaACTGTAATATCATATCATGTAAGCAACAAAGGTTGCATTATCAAGTGGAAATATCGCAGGTTTGAATAATTGTGTTAATAATTGTGGTATTCATACAAGACTGGTAAtacaattattaagtatgtaaatatgcttattttttgtaatgaaaacaGGCCAATGTTAAAGCCCCCTTAATGTGCTGGCTTACATTTTTCACATATCTGAAAATATCAACTCTTTACATTTCCCATACCCTGCACTTTGTTAGTTAATGATAGACACCAGACCAAATGTTTCCTATCTATTATCTAAGATTAAAACAGGTCTAGTATTGAttgattattaaatattttcatgcaTTCAAACACTTCATGGTCTCATAAAGATTATAATACtttcaaaaaaaatgatattataacaaACTCACTCCATAATGGCCAATAATGatcttttcaattttataattatataatcaattatcgaaacaatgatattgttagCCTTCTTGTTTTCATCACGTCATTTctcaaatacttttcaaaatatttgctaaatcAATAAGCAACCTTAAATTATTCattgccttttttaaatatttttttcaaatcgcCCCTACCCTGCACTGAGCGTTTGCCTTCTTGAGGTCGTTGAGGAGGCGTTCATTGTCGTCCATGGCCTTCTTGTGCGAGTCCATCGCCTCTTCCAGAGAACCTTTCAGCTTGTCAACCTTGGAGTTCTGTAGCAGACATACTATGATACACAATGTCATGATGGCAATATATGGCTGTAAGGaattaatgttaaattaatttcataattgtaaTAGACGGCAGATGGTCTATTTCTGCACTAATCCAGGACAGGCTCCTCCAGGAAAACTACTCCACACCATTACAAAGTGTATTTGCTTTCTTGCTGCAGGAATAAAAGATGGTAATGCAGATCTGGACATCTTCTGCAATGTCTATAGGCTATGCACTGAATACCACAGGCCAATACGTGTTGAAGCAGTGATGTGCAACCCTAGCCTAGCCAGTACACCATGCAACATGCACCCAACCACCCAGATATTAACTTTGCTCAATTACCTTTATATTTCTGcttacaaatttatttcaacaatatgCCTTCGCTTTTCATATTGAtgtattaaaaaattaaaaaaggatgAAATACAAATGAACCATATATAGCCTCCAcagtttaattgtttataacaCTCTCTGACTTCatgaaaatttaatatttatcattgttgaaaaaGTACActtaatataatacattattcaAACAATCAAAAGAATTCTTTTGGGGAAAAGAGATCCTTGTCAGACAAAGATTGACTCGACTTAAGTGTTTATTAATATGTATGCATTACATGTCTACCTTGGGATATTTTCGGTGACCATACAATGGaatatatcatcaaaattattacAATGCCTCGTGTAAAACCCGTTACCTGTATTTTCAGAGACTCTGCAGTGGTGTTAAGTTTAGCTTCGAGCTGTGCAATTTGTGAGTTCAAACTAAACTCTGTGCTGTCAAGAATTTCTCTCCGCCGGTCTAACTGGGACTGGTACGTCTGTGCTTGTTGCTATGGTAACAAGAAGGCAAGCAGTTCTATTAGCTAAATATTTGCTTCCGTATAGTGATATATCTTGAACTGGTACACATGCCATGAAATGAATTGTATTGTTACTTTTAACAAACAAGAAATCAAAAAACTTTCACCTGACTTAcgtgaatatatttaaacaaatatttatacaaaatcatATGAAAATGTACACTCTTATAATAGGGTGGAGAAATAgatttataaacaaatcttaaggtaaaaaaaaagttccgtagtcaatattttttattgtaaagtaACTAGCGTATGGAGATTGTCATAGTTTGACTTAACTTAGTTACATGTGCAGTagattttggcaaaaataatgTAACATATTACAAATTATTCAGGTCTGAGAAATTTTGCtgagaaaatacttttttatttataaaagtagTTCAGTGTCATAAGCAATCAATGCAAAGTCCAAAATCGGAGCAACATGAGCAATTGCCAACGGTCGTCtcataaaggggcataactcaacatcTATTAAGGCCAGAGCTATGtaccttgctatacatgttcATATGGTCTCTGGCAGCATTGTGGTCTTGGTTCCACTTTCATATCTTTGACAGTTCTTGAGAAATGGACAATGTAAAAGCCTTTTTTATGTGGACAACATGGCCAACAACTCCACCCACAACACTGCCAGCAACACCGCCAGCAACTCCACCCACAACACCGCTAACAACTCCGCCCACAACACTGCCAACAACTCCACCCACAACACTGCCAGCAACACCGCCAACAACTCCACCCACAACACCGCTAACAACTCCGCCCACAACACTGCCAACAACTCCACCCACAACACTGCCAACAACACCGCCAACAACTCCACCCACAACACCGCTAACAACTCCGCCCACAACACTGCCAACAACTCCACCCACAACACTGCCAACAACACCGCCAACAACTCCACCCACAACAAGGCCAACAACTCCACCCACAACACTGCCAACAACACTGCCAACAACTCCACCCACAACACCAACATGgccaacaacaccaaggctatcacaatacttCATCATTTTTTCTGacagaaaaaaagacaaactaaCAATATCAGTAAGTCAGgtgattttttgtttcctgaaaaaCTTGATGCACATGCGGTTAAACTATAATTATCATCGCTAACAGCATATATGGCTTAAGTTATCTCAGGCAAAAACTTAATGTTCATGGGAAAAATACACGTcgtcatatttttcaaaattgaaaggaATAACCACGAAAAGACACTTATTCAAAAAGCTAAGTTTAAATGCTAATGAAGTATACGTACTAAACTAAGAGACTTACTCGCATATAAACTGCTTAAATCTTGTTTGATGTTATTCATCGATCAGATAAACTCGATGTAATTGTTGTTATTCATCGATCAGTTATACATATAATAGAAGTAGTTATTCATGTGTTGAGATTAAATTGTTAAAGGGGTATATATGCATTGGaaattaatttgcattttagaaaactgacaattaattttgtaaatagcAATGAAACCATATGctttgataaaacaatgttGGATGATATATGTTAGAATAAAAATTATTAGACAACAAAACATTGTGATTACACATTTAAGCACATAAATAATAATCACAATGCGTACATATTCTAATAGTAATTAACATTCTACGGTAAATGATAATCATTAGTTAAGGCATAAACAAGCAAAAACATGCACACGAATTCCGTATTCCTGCTGAATATACAACATTGTATATAATAagtcagggatgtgatttgtctgctgattcgcggaattccgcggatctaatggccACAGAGACCCCTCCCCAACCCCCCAACCCCCCAAAAAAAGCTGATTTTTAGCTGATAAAAAAAAGCTATTTAGGTGCTTTCGGTTGTTTAAGTTGATGTTCCAGTTTGATTTAAACTTATAGATTTGAAGTCAGGAGAACCCTAAAGTTTTTCCCAAAGAGCGCCCCATGAACCCATGGCCTCCAGCTgtcaggtcaatcacatccctgaataTATATTCGAcattgtataaattatatatagcacattgtataaaatatttaatatatatatacgacaTTGTATAAATAGATGAATGTAAGACATGCCAGGGGAAATATGCACAACAAttctatatattgtaaaaattataataaaaaaattccaCTTCATCATTCCAATAAAGGAGGCTTTACAGTCAACTCTTACTTGCATGttgtgtattttgttaaatgttggTTAGAGATTTATCTCACAATTATCAAGGTCAAAGTTAGGGGTCTTGCATATTGTTGCaggcaacatttgtaccaagtttcatttgaatatcatgaatggtttttgagttaaagcaaaaggttaaaaataatgtcaagAACTTTTTCCCGAATTAAAACCACCTTAACCTACTATGAACATCCTGCATCAACGCACTTATAAATTATTACTGAAACACACATGCAAgagggattttttttacaaattctcTTTTTGTATATTGGAAAGACACAGCTGaacagtttttttatctttaaaataaaagcatgagtgacacttttaaaaataaaattgtaaaattgtagCACTGTTTTCATGATTTTCAACCACTTCTCCcaatccatttttttttgtcaaataaaaaacatttttgttgggATTGTTATGAATAGTGGTGGGTGGGGATGAAAATATCTgaacagaaaatatttctctGGCCAAAATGATAGAACATGCACCAGAAACTGTATTAACTTCAGTAACTATGGTAACTACAGTAA contains:
- the LOC128244237 gene encoding putative mediator of RNA polymerase II transcription subunit 29, with amino-acid sequence MANNSTHNTASNTASNSTHNTANNSAHNTANNSTHNTASNTANNSTHNTANNSAHNTANNSTHNTANNTANNSTHNTANNSAHNTANNSTHNTANNTANNSTHNKANNSTHNTANNTANNSTHNTNMANNTKAITILHHFF